ACAAAGAGATTACCATCCCGATCATAACATTCCATGGCGGGGTTATTCGTTGGTTGCAAATATTGTTTACTccatattattaacaaattattcgaGCAACCAGACCCAGGCCGtaacaatattagaggagaaaaattcgctccagtgctggcagttgacattggacataaacgtcaacaaatatgcctaacttggagtcaggccacaaagggaaaacattgaaggagagAAACTCGATTcagtgttgtggattgaattcggcatagctcagtggtcagagcgcttggtacgtagaaccaaggatccgagttcgatccccggcgccggagcgaatttttctcctctaatattaattgtcaatatcacagatattattctgtaggacaaattaataaatccacaaTGTGGTACTTCATGTTTATGTCATTTGAATAGGATGAAGAGTGTAACAAATTTATGAAATGAAACACAGTGTTTaccactaaagaaaaaaaaaacataactctGTGTTAGTACGAATTTCTGTAACATATTATGTAACTGCTAACTACTCCAAACAGTAGGCTCTGGTCAATCCTATAACGTAAATATAAAAGTATTTTTAGACATGCTAAAAAATGCtagttatgggactgtaacaaAGTTTATGAGACATCTTGTATAGTTAGAATTTACAGAGAAGAGAATTATCTctctttatatatttaataaatagtcCTTACCTCAATATAATGAGCTTTTGGAGGCTTAATATCTTGTGTGAGATCCAAGCCATGATTCTCTCCAATTGATTTCATGTAATTTGCAAGGGATTTGCTGTAGTTATTAAACCACTGaatctgaaataattattttccaaagATAAATATACTgataaacaataaaagaaataaacaaaaatggaaggaacaaccaacaacaaaaaaagaacaataaattgaatgaacaaaatgattagcataaatttaaaagaaatgtcaATATTCAACAAACCTCAGGTTCACAGAGATTGCTTTTTATTTCTGGTGGGAGAATGCTTCCAAATTCCCATCTCATCTGTCGTATTCTAGTAAGGCGATTGTACCTGAAAGATTGAAAAAGAATTACTAGACATATAACTACAATGACAAACAAGCAAGGACTTTATTTTCTGTCGAAAGTGGGTACTTTtgttggaaaataataataataataataataataataataataataataataataataatacatacatacatacatacataaatacatacatactggcttttaaggaacccagaggttcattgctgccctcaccacataagcccgccattggtccctatcctgagcaagattagtccattctctatcatcatatcccacctccctcagatccattttaatattatcttcccatctacatttcggcctccctgaaggtctttttccttccggcctcccaactaacacgctatatgcatttctggattcgcccatacatgctacatgccctgcccatttcaaacacctggatttaatgttcctattcctaattatgtcaggtgaagaatacaatgcgtgcagttttgtgttgtgtaactttctccattctcctgtaacttcatccctcttagccccaaatattttcctaagcaccttattctcaaacacccttaacctatgttcctctctcaaagtgagagtccaagtttcacaaccataaagaacagccggtaatataactgttttataaattccaactttcagattttttgacagcagactggatgataaaagcttctcaaccgaataataacaggcatttcccatatttattctgtgtttaataataatagtagtagtaataataataataataataatagttttattttttctggcagagttaaggccatctggccttctcttccactcaaccagggaAAATATGGTGCAATCTCATAATATGATGATTTCCAATGACTTGGATCTTGGTAGTTACACTATTTATCTCCTCGCTTCCTAATGCATTTTGTCTGTCTTTACTTAGGGCGCTGCATTGAAGTAGGTGTTCTGAATTCATTACAGTGTCTGTGTTGCATAACATACAGGTGTCTGTGTCGAATATTTTCATCCTGTTCAAATGGTGTGCCAAGCAGTCATCACCTGTTAGAATCCTAAATTTGATTACAGCGTCCTTGCGATCTAACAAATGTAGGAGTATTTCTCTGATATCTATATTGATCCACTTTTTTCCTTAGTGTGTTGTTTTGGTGTGCTTAATATAACTTTGATcaagttttgaataatttcaagggaaaaattgtttcgaggccgggtatcgatcccggggcctttgattgaacataccagcgctctaccaactgagctacccaggaacttcacccgacaccatctcaatttttccccttatatccacacaactcgagtgtgctgacaagatgccagagacccacaacgagtgcacacaaactttgtGTGACTTGATATCTGTATTGATCCACTTTTTCCTTGGTGTGCTTAATATAAGTTTGATcaagttttgaataatttcaagagaaaaattgtttcgaGGCCGGGTATCattcccgggacctttggttgaacataccagtgctctaccaactgagctacccaggaacttcaaccaacacacaactcgagtgagctgacaagatgccagagacccacgagtgcacacaaactttgtGTGACTTCGAATTGTCGTGCGtgcacacacacacttttttttttgctcatattattattattattattattattattattattattaattgtatgtggttgttctttatggttgtgaaacttggactctcactttgacagaggaacataggttaagggtgtttgagaataagatgcttaggaaaatatttggggctaagagggatgaagttaaggagaatggagaaaattacacaatgcagaaccttcacgcattgtattcttcacctgacataattaggaacattaaatccagacgtttgagatgggcagggtatgtagcacgtatgggcaaatccagaaatgcatatagagtgttggttgggaggccggagggaagaagacctttagggaggccgagacgtagatgggaagataatattaaaatgatttgagggaggtgagatatgatgatagagaatggattaatcttgttcaagatagggaccaatggcgggcttatgtggtgagggcggcaatgaacctccgggttccttaaaacccagtaagtaagtaagttaattgtatgttgttcctgtatttctgccatttttatatttgctattgttcttatactggttgagtggaagagaaggctttaaggccttaactctgccagtagaaatagattaatagataaacagataaataaataaataggttcaTTGTGCCTGTCTTTGCATCAAACGAGATAAACAGCCCTGGCAATTTCATCTCCAGAAGCTTACCCACAATTATTTTGGTGATACTCCCTCCCACAGATTGATTATACCAAACAATTTATAAACTACTTTCTGAGggcaatataaataacattcagaGACCTTCACCTATGCTAGGTTTTCTAGGGCCTTTAAATGATGGTTACCTAAGAGACAATATGAGCCCAGACAAAATAAACAAGTGTCATTAAAATTAGTAGTAAAACCAAAGCTCTTACAAATATGCTAAAAGACATCGCTTATTTCTTTCCAAAGATGCATGACGCACGTGAACTCCTGAGAGATAGTCTTGATTTCCGGACATGTGGATACTCCTGAAACACAGAAAACAAACATATATACAGGATGAGTTTTAAATCCACCGACAAACTTCATCAGGGGATGATTtctgactgaaaatggagcacaaaagttcaCATCACCTTGTGTATGGAAATGCATAGTTTCCAAGGTAGATGTCACTGACGACATTctttcataatattatagatttattaatttgtcatacagaataatatctgtaacattatcaattaatatttgaggagaaaaactcgctccggtgccaggatcgaacccgagtccttggttctacgtatcaagcgctctgagCACTGAGCgacaccgaattcaatccacagcactggatcgaattctcctccttcagtgtttccctttatggcctgactccatgttaggcatatatgttgacgtttatggCCAATGTCaactgaaggaggagaattcgatccgatgctgtggattgaattcggcgtagctcagtgctcagagcgcttggtacatagaaccaaggac
The sequence above is a segment of the Periplaneta americana isolate PAMFEO1 chromosome 3, P.americana_PAMFEO1_priV1, whole genome shotgun sequence genome. Coding sequences within it:
- the LOC138695903 gene encoding DNA replication complex GINS protein PSF1-like — encoded protein: MFGEIAFELIKELHRSPDSVTLFNEDAVRKVLDEMKALFDQNWRDVSIHMSGNQDYLSGVHVRHASLERNKRCLLAYLYNRLTRIRQMRWEFGSILPPEIKSNLCEPEIQWFNNYSKSLANYMKSIGENHGLDLTQDIKPPKAHYIEVRCQVDYGKFELDDGEIVLLKKNSQHLLPRAQCEPLIRQGILEHVVH